In a genomic window of Primulina huaijiensis isolate GDHJ02 chromosome 10, ASM1229523v2, whole genome shotgun sequence:
- the LOC140985547 gene encoding 21 kDa protein-like translates to MAAAKLIISLAILSLLYVFSQHKAVATAAGGQVIGNSFIRTSCGTTTYPNLCITSLSAYASTIQKSPRQLVTTALSVSIDQAKYSKQHIQKLIKFHGLKRGEYAALKDCLEVITEGVDRLAKSAQELKNMGPAGGPQYFWHMSNLQTWVSAALTDETTCLDGFSGKAMDGRIKTSIKARMTNVAQVTSNALALCTQFAGKY, encoded by the coding sequence atggCCGCAGCTAAACTGATAATCTCACTCGCAATTCTCTCCCTCCTCTACGTTTTTAGCCAACACAAGGCGGTCGCCACCGCCGCCGGCGGCCAGGTCATCGGCAACAGTTTCATTAGAACTTCATGCGGTACCACAACATACCCTAATCTTTGCATCACATCCCTCTCTGCGTACGCATCGACTATTCAAAAAAGCCCGCGACAATTAGTCACCACCGCATTGTCCGTGAGCATCGACCAGGCCAAATATTCGAAGCAGCACATCCAAAAGCTCATTAAGTTCCACGGGCTCAAGCGTGGAGAATACGCAGCCCTGAAAGATTGCCTGGAAGTGATCACCGAAGGCGTGGATCGTCTCGCCAAGTCTGCTCAAGAGCTAAAAAACATGGGCCCGGCCGGAGGTCCCCAATACTTCTGGCACATGAGCAACCTACAGACGTGGGTAAGCGCCGCCCTCACCGACGAAACCACGTGCCTGGATGGGTTTTCTGGCAAGGCTATGGATGGCCGGATCAAGACCTCGATCAAGGCCCGAATGACAAATGTGGCACAAGTAACTAGTAATGCTTTGGCTTTGTGCACTCAGTTTGCTGGGAAATATTAA